In Sphingobium sp. Z007, one DNA window encodes the following:
- a CDS encoding thioredoxin domain-containing protein: protein MKAVSALALIALSLTLAACGKGEEGAKPSGDPVAAVSAPAGTSWSQTVAQTPEGYYLMGNPSAKIKLVEYGSYTCSHCKDFTAEASEEIKKIVDTGKMSFEFRTYVRDPIDLTTALLAQCGGKDIYYPLSEQFFANQAAMFEKVQGNEAAFQGVDKLPPAQRPGAIAQIAGLVEFAQQRGISADQAKQCLADTGAAERLAKGVEAANSQYQISGTPSFLINGVLVDNVANWASLQPKLKEAGL, encoded by the coding sequence GTGAAAGCCGTTTCCGCTCTTGCCCTCATCGCGCTCAGCCTGACCCTCGCCGCCTGCGGCAAGGGCGAGGAGGGCGCCAAGCCCAGCGGCGATCCCGTCGCCGCCGTCTCCGCCCCGGCCGGGACCAGTTGGTCGCAAACCGTCGCCCAGACGCCCGAAGGCTATTATCTGATGGGCAATCCGTCGGCCAAGATCAAACTGGTCGAATATGGCTCCTACACTTGCAGCCATTGCAAGGATTTCACCGCCGAAGCGTCGGAGGAAATCAAGAAGATCGTCGATACCGGCAAGATGAGCTTCGAATTCCGCACCTATGTCCGCGATCCGATCGACCTCACCACCGCGCTGCTGGCGCAATGCGGCGGCAAGGACATTTATTATCCGTTGTCGGAGCAGTTCTTCGCCAATCAGGCGGCGATGTTCGAAAAGGTGCAGGGTAACGAAGCCGCCTTCCAGGGCGTGGACAAACTGCCTCCGGCGCAGCGCCCCGGCGCGATCGCGCAGATTGCGGGGCTTGTCGAATTTGCCCAGCAACGCGGCATTTCCGCCGATCAGGCCAAACAGTGCCTGGCCGACACGGGCGCCGCCGAACGGCTCGCCAAGGGCGTAGAGGCGGCCAACAGCCAATATCAGATCAGCGGCACGCCCAGCTTCCTCATCAACGGCGTGCTGGTGGACAATGTCGCCAACTGGGCCTCGCTCCAGCCTAAGCTCAAGGAAGCGGGCCTCTGA
- the smc gene encoding chromosome segregation protein SMC → MQIKRLKLSGFKSFVDATELRIEPGLTGIVGPNGCGKSNLLEAIRWVMGESSAKSMRGGGMEDVIFAGTATRPQRDFAEVSLLTIQEQGELFNAVDVGADGELEVTRRIERGAGSAYRANGRDVRAKDVSLVFADAATGPHSPALVSQGRIAAVIAARPQERRAMLEEAAGIAGLHVRRKDAEQKLRAAEANLARLDEILLDMDARANALRRQARAAERYIRLSDQIRVAEGRTLFARWREANASAEAARAEAKQADAAVSAAQEGQLAAAAYAQAAIALLADRRAAAQSARDDANEAGHRLAALRTEREAVVRRLVDLAQQASRLEEDRAREGTLANDAADAIARLTAEIATLKARIAETDKLRPAFAARIAAAEDAARTAELELARAMATQAAEQAELRVAEAALAAARTRLDRAEREVTRLAAEAAALPDATPLEAQRATALDDQDRAKADRDAAEGSIQAADTDRQSAAEARAASEAALSSARAALAALDSEAAALKRAVDSGASNRSRALDQLKAAPGYERALAAALGDDLEAPVGSDGKRRWAGADTLPGDPVLPAGATALAAHVTAPAALARRLAQIAVAGQDAGQPLAVGQRLVTHDGQLRRWDGYVALEGGAAAAERLIRLNRLDAIAAARPALHTDVESAAAAQDVAKTREQAAAQALAQGRTNLSQADQRLRAALRAADEATTALERLAGRREGIEERLDEAQRDRAAAQVEHEKAQEARAAVPDGAETRALVAALSQASDKARGAVSQLQADQALADRALSSDRERQAAADAEIRGWRARAGEAAKRIAAMVARAEEIGTERSAIEAQPDSLADAIAALSDQGSALTDAADQARRAEVEADAALRAAEGRAAQAGETLAAAREARATAVARAEAADERRVETNRLSGERFECPPPLLPEKLDFASADVRLAQTELADHDRFHTERERIGPVNLVARQELEEMEAAQAKSRAESEELTQAIHRLRGSIGSLNREGRQRLLAAFEAVDGHFRRLFTTLFNGGQAHLELIDSDDPLEAGLEIMAQPPGKKLAALTLLSGGEQALTAVALIFGLFLTNPAPICVLDEVDAPLDDANVERFCDLLDGMVAQTNTRYLIVTHNAVSMARMHRLFGVTMVERGVSRLVSVNLQSAEALLAAE, encoded by the coding sequence GTGCAGATAAAGCGGCTCAAACTCTCCGGCTTCAAGAGCTTCGTCGATGCAACCGAGCTGCGGATCGAGCCGGGCCTGACCGGCATCGTCGGCCCCAATGGCTGCGGCAAGTCCAACCTGCTCGAAGCCATTCGCTGGGTCATGGGCGAATCCAGCGCAAAATCCATGCGCGGCGGCGGCATGGAGGATGTGATCTTTGCGGGCACCGCTACCCGCCCGCAGCGCGACTTTGCCGAAGTCTCGCTGCTCACCATCCAGGAACAGGGCGAACTGTTCAACGCCGTCGATGTCGGCGCGGACGGCGAGCTGGAGGTCACCCGCCGGATCGAGCGCGGCGCGGGCAGCGCCTATCGTGCCAATGGCCGCGACGTGCGCGCCAAGGACGTGTCGCTGGTCTTCGCCGACGCCGCCACTGGCCCGCACAGCCCTGCGCTGGTCAGCCAGGGCCGAATCGCCGCCGTCATCGCCGCCCGCCCGCAGGAGCGGCGCGCCATGCTGGAAGAAGCGGCGGGCATCGCCGGCCTGCATGTCCGGCGCAAGGACGCGGAACAGAAATTGCGTGCGGCGGAGGCCAATCTCGCCCGGCTGGACGAAATCTTGCTCGACATGGATGCGCGCGCCAATGCGCTGCGTCGGCAGGCCCGCGCTGCCGAACGCTATATCCGCCTGTCCGATCAGATCCGCGTCGCCGAAGGCCGCACCCTCTTTGCCCGCTGGCGTGAGGCCAATGCCAGCGCCGAAGCCGCCCGCGCCGAAGCGAAGCAGGCCGACGCCGCCGTCTCCGCTGCGCAAGAGGGGCAGCTTGCCGCCGCCGCTTATGCCCAGGCCGCCATCGCCCTGTTGGCCGATCGCCGCGCCGCCGCCCAGAGCGCGCGCGACGACGCCAATGAGGCGGGCCATCGCCTCGCCGCGCTGCGCACCGAGCGCGAGGCGGTGGTTCGCCGCCTCGTAGACCTGGCCCAGCAAGCGTCGCGTCTGGAGGAGGATCGCGCGCGCGAAGGCACGCTCGCCAATGACGCCGCCGATGCGATCGCGCGACTGACCGCCGAGATCGCGACGCTGAAAGCGCGCATCGCCGAGACGGACAAGCTGCGCCCGGCCTTCGCCGCCCGCATCGCCGCGGCGGAGGACGCTGCGCGCACCGCCGAACTCGAACTGGCGCGGGCGATGGCCACCCAAGCGGCCGAACAGGCCGAACTGCGCGTCGCCGAAGCCGCGCTGGCCGCCGCGCGCACCCGCCTCGACCGGGCGGAGCGAGAGGTGACGCGCCTTGCCGCCGAAGCCGCTGCCCTGCCGGACGCTACCCCACTGGAGGCGCAGCGCGCCACGGCATTGGACGATCAGGACCGGGCGAAGGCCGATCGCGATGCCGCCGAAGGGTCGATCCAGGCCGCCGACACCGACCGCCAGTCCGCCGCCGAAGCGCGCGCCGCGTCGGAGGCTGCTCTGTCCTCCGCCCGCGCCGCCCTTGCCGCGCTCGACAGCGAGGCGGCGGCGCTCAAACGGGCCGTCGATAGCGGCGCAAGCAACCGATCGCGCGCGCTCGACCAATTGAAGGCCGCGCCCGGCTATGAACGCGCGCTCGCCGCCGCGCTGGGCGACGATCTGGAGGCGCCGGTCGGTTCCGACGGCAAGCGCCGCTGGGCCGGCGCCGATACGTTGCCCGGCGATCCTGTGCTCCCCGCCGGGGCCACTGCTCTGGCCGCCCATGTCACCGCGCCCGCCGCACTGGCCCGCCGTCTGGCCCAGATCGCGGTGGCGGGCCAGGATGCGGGCCAGCCCCTCGCCGTCGGCCAGCGTCTCGTCACCCATGACGGCCAGTTGCGCCGCTGGGACGGCTATGTCGCGCTGGAAGGCGGCGCGGCGGCCGCGGAACGACTGATCCGCCTCAACCGGCTGGACGCCATCGCCGCAGCCCGCCCCGCGCTCCACACCGATGTGGAAAGCGCCGCCGCCGCGCAGGATGTCGCCAAGACGCGCGAACAGGCCGCCGCCCAGGCGCTGGCCCAGGGGCGTACCAACCTGTCGCAGGCCGATCAACGCCTGCGCGCCGCGCTGCGCGCCGCCGACGAGGCGACCACTGCGCTCGAACGGCTGGCCGGGCGACGTGAAGGCATAGAGGAAAGACTGGACGAAGCGCAGCGCGACCGCGCCGCTGCGCAGGTCGAGCATGAAAAGGCGCAGGAGGCCCGCGCCGCCGTGCCGGACGGCGCGGAGACGCGCGCGCTGGTCGCCGCGCTGTCGCAGGCCAGCGACAAGGCCCGCGGAGCCGTAAGCCAGTTGCAGGCCGATCAGGCGCTCGCCGACCGCGCTTTGTCCAGCGACCGCGAGCGGCAGGCGGCGGCTGATGCGGAGATCAGGGGCTGGCGCGCCCGCGCCGGCGAAGCAGCCAAGCGCATCGCCGCCATGGTCGCCCGCGCCGAAGAGATCGGGACCGAGCGTAGCGCGATCGAAGCGCAGCCCGACTCGCTCGCCGACGCGATCGCTGCGCTCAGTGATCAGGGATCGGCCCTGACCGACGCGGCCGACCAGGCTCGTCGCGCCGAAGTGGAGGCGGACGCCGCTCTGCGCGCCGCCGAAGGCCGCGCTGCCCAGGCGGGGGAGACGCTCGCCGCCGCTCGCGAGGCGCGCGCCACCGCCGTCGCCCGCGCCGAAGCCGCCGACGAACGGCGAGTCGAAACCAACCGCCTGTCGGGCGAACGGTTCGAATGTCCGCCGCCGCTACTGCCCGAAAAACTGGACTTCGCCAGCGCCGACGTGCGGCTGGCCCAGACTGAACTGGCCGATCATGACCGCTTCCACACCGAACGCGAACGGATCGGCCCAGTCAATCTGGTCGCACGCCAAGAACTGGAAGAGATGGAGGCCGCCCAGGCGAAGAGCCGCGCCGAAAGCGAGGAACTGACCCAGGCGATCCATCGCCTGCGCGGATCGATCGGCAGTCTGAACCGCGAGGGGCGCCAGCGCCTGCTCGCCGCGTTCGAAGCAGTGGACGGCCATTTCCGCCGACTCTTCACCACGCTCTTCAATGGCGGCCAGGCGCATCTGGAACTGATCGACAGCGACGATCCGCTGGAGGCGGGGTTGGAAATCATGGCCCAGCCGCCGGGGAAGAAGCTGGCCGCGCTCACTTTGTTGTCGGGCGGGGAACAGGCGCTGACCGCCGTGGCTCTGATCTTCGGCCTGTTCCTGACGAATCCCGCGCCGATCTGCGTGCTGGACGAGGTCGATGCGCCGCTGGACGACGCCAATGTCGAGCGCTTTTGCGACCTGTTAGACGGGATGGTGGCGCAGACCAACACCCGCTATCTGATCGTCACCCACAATGCCGTCAGCATGGCGCGCATGCACCGCCTGTTCGGCGTAACGATGGTGGAACGCGGCGTCAGCCGACTCGTGTCAGTCAATCTGCAAAGCGCCGAAGCGCTGCTGGCGGCGGAATAG
- a CDS encoding thioredoxin domain-containing protein, whose protein sequence is MKKLLLPLALLAVPAALIAAPAANWVSRVVLSPIGGHAMGNPNAPTKLVEYVSYTCSHCAHFVDEASGPLKSDYVKGGKVSVEVRNAVRDRYDLTAALLARCGGPARFMGNHEALFANQTAWMPQIEAYDAATTQKPADQTAAMRDIGRKTGLYTLMAKRGFTDAQLDACVANPRSMKQILAMTDDAWNKVKIGGTPGFIVNGTLVKGSTWSILQAALPPAAR, encoded by the coding sequence ATGAAGAAACTGCTCCTGCCGCTTGCCCTGCTAGCCGTTCCCGCCGCGCTGATCGCCGCGCCCGCCGCCAACTGGGTGAGCCGGGTCGTCCTCTCGCCGATTGGCGGCCATGCCATGGGCAATCCCAATGCGCCGACCAAGCTGGTCGAATATGTCAGCTACACCTGTTCGCACTGCGCCCATTTCGTGGACGAAGCGAGCGGCCCGCTCAAGAGCGACTATGTGAAGGGCGGCAAGGTCAGCGTCGAGGTCCGCAACGCCGTGCGCGACCGATATGACCTGACCGCCGCTTTGCTCGCCCGCTGCGGCGGCCCGGCCCGCTTCATGGGCAATCACGAGGCTTTGTTCGCCAACCAGACCGCCTGGATGCCGCAGATCGAAGCCTATGATGCGGCGACGACGCAGAAGCCTGCGGACCAGACCGCGGCGATGCGCGACATCGGGCGGAAGACCGGCCTCTATACGCTGATGGCCAAGCGCGGCTTCACCGATGCGCAACTCGACGCCTGCGTCGCCAATCCCCGGTCGATGAAGCAGATTCTCGCCATGACCGACGACGCCTGGAACAAGGTGAAGATCGGCGGCACGCCCGGCTTTATCGTCAACGGCACGTTGGTCAAGGGATCGACCTGGTCCATTCTCCAGGCTGCATTGCCCCCCGCCGCGCGCTGA
- the nudC gene encoding NAD(+) diphosphatase codes for MHGTDPAKKPVPGFAGGNLDRVDHIRTNPALLAETFADPAARLLVLDGLEPVEVDGHLLLEPLEPRARVEDHLLLGIDPGKRPIFARLVTDLGPNLVPTPRSRAIAGLVPTEEVALYGTARSLVHWHARHRHCSVCGGTTQPAKAGWSRKCDSCAAEHFPRTDPVVIMLAEHRGRILLGRQHAWPQGRYSALAGFVEPGETIEEAVARELFEEAGVRVHNVRYVMSQPWPFPSSLMIACIGEALDDALTLDPTEIEDAFWCDADQARAAMAGDPDAPFLAPPTMAVAWHLLDHWLAAVAPPSLVSADASA; via the coding sequence ATGCACGGAACTGATCCAGCGAAGAAACCCGTGCCGGGCTTTGCCGGGGGCAATCTGGACCGGGTGGACCATATCCGCACCAACCCGGCATTGCTGGCCGAGACGTTCGCCGATCCGGCCGCGCGGCTGCTGGTGCTGGACGGGCTGGAACCGGTCGAGGTGGACGGCCATCTGTTGCTGGAGCCGCTGGAGCCGCGCGCGCGGGTCGAGGATCATCTGCTGCTGGGCATCGATCCGGGCAAGCGGCCGATCTTTGCCCGGCTGGTCACGGACCTTGGCCCCAATCTTGTCCCCACGCCGCGTAGCCGTGCGATCGCCGGGCTGGTTCCGACAGAGGAGGTCGCGCTCTATGGCACCGCGCGCAGCTTGGTCCATTGGCACGCCCGCCATCGCCATTGTTCGGTCTGCGGCGGGACGACTCAGCCCGCCAAGGCCGGCTGGTCGCGCAAGTGCGACAGCTGCGCCGCCGAGCATTTCCCGCGCACCGACCCGGTCGTCATCATGCTGGCCGAACATCGCGGACGCATATTGCTGGGCCGCCAGCATGCCTGGCCACAAGGCCGCTATTCGGCGTTGGCGGGCTTCGTCGAACCAGGCGAGACGATCGAGGAAGCGGTGGCGCGCGAATTGTTCGAGGAAGCAGGCGTGCGGGTACATAATGTCCGCTATGTGATGAGCCAGCCCTGGCCTTTCCCCTCCTCGCTGATGATCGCCTGCATCGGCGAGGCGCTGGACGACGCGCTGACGCTCGACCCGACCGAGATAGAGGACGCCTTTTGGTGCGACGCGGATCAGGCGCGTGCGGCGATGGCGGGCGATCCCGATGCTCCCTTCCTTGCTCCGCCGACGATGGCGGTCGCCTGGCACTTGCTCGACCATTGGCTGGCGGCCGTTGCTCCCCCCAGCCTTGTTAGCGCCGACGCAAGCGCGTAA
- the mutY gene encoding A/G-specific adenine glycosylase has translation MRVEGRATKIASDLLAHYDVHARRLPWRAPPGSNAADPYRVWLSEVMLQQTTVAAVGPYYAKFLARWPTVQDLAASEDADLMAAWAGLGYYARARNLLACARAVARDHGGVFPDTEDGLRALPGVGAYTAAAVAAIAFGQRAVVVDANVERVVARLFAIATPLPAARPEIRAAADSITPDARAGDFAQAMMDLGATICTARNPACGICPLREDCAAVLTADPAAYPVKAAKKAKPHRNGHAWWIERDGHVWLVRRPDKGLLGGMRALPSSDWGDAPDPTPPVAALWTTIETAVAHVFTHFSLALHIHHAHVGADMTPEGAGEWWPIDRIDAAGLPTLFARAADAVRKERQADARN, from the coding sequence ATGCGCGTCGAGGGTAGAGCCACAAAAATCGCAAGCGACCTGCTTGCCCATTATGACGTCCATGCCCGGCGGCTGCCGTGGCGCGCGCCGCCGGGCAGCAATGCCGCCGATCCCTACCGGGTGTGGCTGTCCGAAGTGATGCTGCAACAGACCACGGTGGCGGCGGTCGGCCCCTATTATGCGAAATTCCTGGCGCGCTGGCCCACGGTTCAGGATCTGGCGGCGAGCGAGGATGCGGACCTGATGGCCGCCTGGGCGGGGCTGGGCTATTATGCCCGCGCGCGCAACCTGCTGGCCTGCGCGCGGGCGGTGGCGCGCGACCATGGCGGGGTTTTCCCCGATACGGAGGACGGGCTGCGCGCCTTGCCCGGGGTGGGCGCCTATACCGCGGCGGCCGTCGCGGCGATCGCCTTTGGTCAGCGCGCCGTGGTGGTGGACGCCAATGTCGAGCGGGTGGTGGCGCGGCTGTTTGCGATAGCGACGCCCCTGCCCGCCGCCCGGCCGGAGATACGCGCGGCGGCCGACAGCATCACGCCGGACGCGCGCGCCGGGGATTTCGCGCAGGCGATGATGGATCTGGGCGCGACCATCTGCACGGCGCGCAACCCCGCCTGCGGCATCTGCCCGCTGCGGGAGGATTGCGCCGCGGTTTTGACCGCCGATCCTGCGGCTTATCCCGTCAAGGCGGCGAAGAAGGCCAAGCCGCACCGTAACGGTCACGCCTGGTGGATCGAGCGCGACGGCCATGTCTGGCTGGTGCGCCGCCCGGACAAGGGGTTGCTGGGCGGGATGCGGGCGCTGCCCAGTTCAGACTGGGGCGATGCGCCCGACCCGACGCCCCCGGTAGCCGCCCTCTGGACGACGATCGAGACAGCTGTGGCGCATGTCTTCACCCATTTCTCTCTAGCGCTGCACATCCACCATGCCCATGTGGGGGCGGACATGACGCCGGAAGGCGCGGGCGAATGGTGGCCCATCGACCGCATCGACGCGGCGGGGTTGCCGACATTATTCGCGCGAGCGGCGGACGCGGTGAGGAAAGAAAGGCAGGCAGATGCACGGAACTGA
- a CDS encoding DUF721 domain-containing protein — MTERPAPPKYKSRKIPAEDRPRVGAPRAIADLMPDIGRAAFRKFGFVQSSIVTRWAEIVGAHYAGISAPESIRFPVGQKAGGTLQLTVMSGHGPMVQHMLPDIVERVNRFFGYAAVTKVAIRQGDIRPVAAERRPPPRNLKPIPVELGDSLRDIGDPELRAVLESLAQGLANSSGLPKIN, encoded by the coding sequence ATGACGGAACGCCCGGCCCCCCCGAAATATAAGAGTCGCAAAATCCCGGCAGAAGACCGGCCGCGCGTGGGCGCGCCGCGCGCTATCGCGGACCTGATGCCCGACATCGGCCGCGCCGCTTTCCGCAAATTCGGCTTCGTCCAGTCCAGCATCGTCACTCGCTGGGCGGAGATTGTCGGCGCGCATTATGCCGGCATTTCCGCGCCCGAATCGATTCGCTTCCCGGTGGGGCAGAAGGCCGGCGGCACGCTCCAACTGACGGTCATGAGCGGCCATGGCCCGATGGTGCAGCACATGCTGCCCGATATCGTCGAACGGGTGAACCGCTTCTTCGGTTATGCCGCCGTGACGAAGGTTGCGATCCGGCAGGGCGACATCAGGCCGGTCGCGGCCGAACGCCGCCCGCCGCCCCGCAACTTGAAGCCCATTCCGGTCGAACTGGGCGATTCGCTGCGTGACATTGGCGATCCCGAATTGCGCGCCGTGCTCGAATCGCTGGCGCAGGGGCTTGCCAACAGCAGCGGATTGCCGAAGATCAACTGA
- a CDS encoding TldD/PmbA family protein produces MLSLEEAQSRAQDMVSAARKAGADAADAIYACNASTNVSVRLGALEDVERSEGEEIGLRVFIGQRSASISASDMNPATLATLVDRAIAMAREAPEDPYAGLAPEDRLLKKRPPALDLTDEEEPEPAALRERALMAEEAARSVPGITNSEGGGAANGRSQVALATSHGFAGAYAGTSHSTWASVLAGTGADMQRDHASHSVRHLEDLDDAEAVGIRAGQRAVARLNPVKVESGVMPVIFDPRIGSSLLGHLIGGMVGPAIARRSSFLLDSLGEALFDAGVTIIDDPLLPRGMRSRPFDGEGLPVARRALIDKGVLTGWLMDSASARQLGLEPTGHASRGGSGAPGASITNVHMEAGTISPGDLMADVKRGLYVTELIGMGVNGVTGDYSRGAAGFLIENGAVAHAVSEITIASNLKAMFRALTPASDLHFRYAMNVPTIRIDGMTVAGG; encoded by the coding sequence ATGCTCAGCCTAGAAGAAGCCCAGTCGCGCGCGCAGGATATGGTCAGCGCCGCGCGCAAGGCCGGTGCGGACGCCGCCGATGCCATCTATGCCTGCAATGCGTCGACCAATGTGTCAGTGCGGCTTGGTGCACTGGAGGATGTCGAGCGCTCCGAAGGCGAGGAAATCGGCCTGCGCGTCTTCATCGGCCAGCGGTCCGCCAGCATCTCCGCGTCGGACATGAACCCGGCGACGCTCGCCACGCTGGTCGATCGCGCCATCGCCATGGCGCGCGAGGCGCCCGAAGACCCCTATGCCGGGCTGGCGCCGGAGGACCGGCTGCTCAAGAAGCGCCCCCCCGCGCTCGACCTGACCGACGAGGAAGAGCCGGAACCCGCAGCCTTGCGCGAACGCGCGCTGATGGCGGAGGAAGCAGCGCGCAGCGTGCCGGGCATCACCAATAGCGAAGGCGGCGGCGCGGCGAACGGGCGCAGCCAGGTCGCGCTCGCCACCAGCCATGGCTTTGCGGGCGCCTATGCCGGGACCAGCCATTCGACCTGGGCCAGCGTGCTGGCGGGCACGGGCGCGGACATGCAGCGCGACCATGCCAGCCATAGCGTGCGCCATCTGGAGGATCTGGACGATGCCGAAGCGGTCGGCATCCGCGCCGGGCAGCGGGCGGTGGCGCGGCTCAATCCGGTCAAGGTCGAAAGCGGCGTGATGCCGGTGATCTTCGATCCCCGCATCGGCTCCAGCCTGCTTGGCCATCTGATCGGCGGCATGGTGGGGCCAGCGATCGCGCGCCGGTCGAGCTTCCTGCTGGACTCGTTGGGCGAGGCCTTGTTCGACGCGGGCGTCACCATCATCGACGATCCGTTGCTGCCGCGCGGGATGCGATCGCGCCCGTTCGACGGCGAAGGGCTGCCGGTGGCGCGGCGCGCATTGATCGACAAGGGTGTGCTGACCGGATGGCTGATGGACAGCGCGTCGGCGCGGCAACTGGGGCTGGAACCGACCGGCCATGCCAGCCGCGGCGGCAGCGGCGCGCCGGGCGCCAGCATCACCAACGTCCATATGGAGGCGGGCACGATATCGCCGGGCGACCTGATGGCGGACGTGAAGCGGGGCCTGTACGTCACCGAACTGATCGGCATGGGCGTCAATGGCGTCACCGGCGACTATAGTCGGGGTGCGGCGGGCTTCCTGATCGAAAATGGCGCGGTCGCCCATGCCGTGTCGGAAATCACGATCGCCAGCAATTTGAAGGCCATGTTCCGGGCGTTGACGCCTGCGAGCGATCTGCATTTCCGCTATGCGATGAACGTGCCGACCATCCGCATCGACGGGATGACCGTTGCCGGGGGCTGA
- the lepB gene encoding signal peptidase I has product MTAIDLPEETIPSDAPQGDDARRSAVNWWQELKSIVLLILAVLAFHSFVAKPFYIPSESMMPVLLTGDRLVVSKFPYGWSYVSPSFHPLPFLKGRVLGRLPDRGDIVIVSPQNRREDYIKRVIGLPGDIIEVRGGQVILNGVAVKQRMLKPMRLLVDGNAPCPPLQFPGALVTGKDGKDYCELPVRQEILPNGKTYVTIDMGPSALDWYGPVRVPADHVFLMGDNRDNSADSRAPLEENGLGGPVPWEAIGGRAEFITFSLDGDATWNPLSWVHALRSGRAGNSLRPQSVAPAK; this is encoded by the coding sequence GTGACGGCCATCGACCTGCCCGAAGAGACGATTCCTTCCGATGCGCCACAGGGGGACGACGCGCGGCGCTCCGCCGTCAACTGGTGGCAGGAACTCAAGAGCATCGTTCTGCTGATCCTGGCGGTGCTGGCCTTCCACAGTTTCGTGGCCAAGCCCTTCTACATTCCCTCCGAATCGATGATGCCGGTGCTTCTGACCGGCGATCGGCTGGTGGTGAGCAAATTCCCTTATGGCTGGTCCTATGTGTCGCCCAGCTTTCACCCCCTGCCCTTCCTGAAGGGCCGCGTGCTGGGCCGCCTGCCCGACCGCGGCGATATCGTGATCGTGTCGCCCCAGAACCGGCGGGAGGATTATATCAAGCGGGTGATCGGCCTGCCCGGCGACATCATCGAAGTGCGCGGCGGCCAAGTGATCCTGAACGGCGTGGCGGTGAAGCAGAGGATGCTCAAACCCATGCGGCTGCTGGTGGATGGCAACGCCCCCTGCCCGCCGCTGCAATTTCCCGGCGCGCTGGTGACGGGCAAGGACGGCAAGGATTATTGCGAACTGCCGGTGCGGCAGGAAATCCTGCCCAACGGCAAGACCTATGTGACGATCGACATGGGGCCGAGCGCGCTCGACTGGTATGGGCCGGTGCGGGTGCCGGCCGACCATGTCTTCCTGATGGGCGACAATCGCGACAACAGCGCCGACAGCCGCGCGCCGCTGGAGGAAAATGGCCTGGGTGGGCCGGTGCCATGGGAGGCGATCGGCGGCCGGGCGGAGTTCATCACCTTCAGCCTGGACGGCGATGCCACCTGGAATCCGCTGAGCTGGGTCCATGCGCTGCGCAGCGGCCGGGCCGGGAACAGCCTGCGACCACAGAGCGTTGCTCCTGCGAAATAA
- a CDS encoding AI-2E family transporter — translation MSDAQAVHVEQPGPSEVRSPIVSHELKRAGVWFALAIAVALVVLLAQPLMLIMGALVLATMMDGGARLLGRILPISRGWRLTIVLLGAVAFLTYTVFLTGSSLAAQAQAMRTIVEAQVMRIGGWMQQLGISATPSDLKSLAGQAMSSMGRVTAAVGTAVGAITSGVMMLVLAIFIAVEPKLYERGVAWMLPIEKRAHFYLVADKMGWTLRRLMFGRLIGMAVEGVGTWALLWAGGVPMAGLLGILTGLFAFLPNIGSIISGALIILVGFSGGTDTGLYAFGVYMVVQIIDGYLIVPMVAKRATDLAPALVLAAQILFGALFGIMGLFLADPIVAMIKVYLEERSKAMKARNPTLVVAEPAA, via the coding sequence TTGAGCGACGCGCAGGCAGTTCATGTCGAGCAACCCGGCCCCAGCGAAGTGCGCAGCCCGATCGTCAGCCATGAATTGAAGCGCGCCGGCGTCTGGTTCGCGCTGGCCATCGCCGTCGCGCTGGTCGTGCTGCTGGCGCAGCCGCTGATGCTCATCATGGGCGCGCTGGTGCTGGCGACGATGATGGACGGCGGTGCCCGGTTGCTGGGCCGCATCCTGCCGATATCGCGCGGCTGGCGACTGACGATCGTGCTGCTCGGCGCGGTCGCCTTCCTGACCTATACCGTCTTCCTCACCGGATCGAGTCTGGCGGCGCAGGCGCAGGCGATGCGCACCATCGTCGAGGCGCAGGTGATGCGAATCGGCGGCTGGATGCAGCAACTGGGCATCAGTGCGACGCCGTCCGACCTCAAAAGCCTTGCAGGCCAGGCGATGAGCAGCATGGGCCGGGTCACAGCCGCGGTCGGCACCGCGGTCGGCGCGATCACCAGCGGCGTGATGATGCTGGTGCTGGCGATCTTCATCGCGGTCGAACCCAAATTATACGAACGCGGCGTCGCCTGGATGCTGCCGATCGAGAAGCGCGCCCATTTTTATCTCGTCGCCGACAAGATGGGCTGGACGCTGCGCCGGTTGATGTTCGGGCGACTGATCGGCATGGCGGTGGAGGGCGTGGGCACTTGGGCACTGCTGTGGGCCGGCGGGGTGCCGATGGCGGGCCTGCTGGGGATATTGACCGGCCTGTTCGCCTTCCTGCCCAATATCGGGTCGATCATCTCCGGCGCGCTCATCATCCTGGTCGGTTTTTCGGGCGGGACCGATACCGGCCTCTATGCCTTTGGCGTCTATATGGTGGTGCAGATCATCGACGGTTACCTGATCGTGCCGATGGTGGCGAAGCGCGCCACGGACTTGGCCCCGGCGCTGGTGCTGGCGGCGCAAATCCTGTTCGGCGCGCTGTTCGGCATCATGGGGCTGTTCCTGGCCGATCCGATCGTCGCGATGATTAAGGTCTATCTGGAGGAGCGGTCCAAGGCGATGAAGGCGCGGAACCCGACGCTGGTGGTCGCGGAGCCTGCGGCATAA